The following nucleotide sequence is from Pseudomonas putida S13.1.2.
GGCGCAACGTACTGGACCTTGCGCGGGGGCTGTTGGTGCGTTTTGGCGGGCTGAGGCAGTTTCTGGAGGCCGATCGCGAAGCGGTGCTGCGCGAGCCGGGCATCGGGGCCGTGAAGTATGCGCAGTTACAGGCGCTACTGGAGATCGGCCGGCGTTATCTGGATGAAAACATCAAGCGCGCAGAGGCTCTGGATGGGCCAGCGGCGGTGCGGCGTTACCTCAAGGCCATGCTGCGGCATGAGGCCAGTGAAGTGTTCGGGTGTCTGTTTCTGGACACCAAGCACCGGCCGTTGGCGTTCGAGATCCTGTTCAGGGGCACGATAGATCGGGCAAGCGTTTATCCGCGCGAAGTGGTGCGGCGGGCTTTGCTGCATAACGCGGCGGCTTTGATCCTGTGTCACAACCATCCATCGGGGAACAGTGAGCCGAGCCAGGATGACGTGCATTTGACCCTGTCGTTGAAGCGGGGGCTGGGGCTGATCGATGTGCGGGTGCTGGATCACATCATCATCGGTGACGGGGAGCCCTTATCGATGGTTGAGCAGGGGTGGATTGTCGCTTAGAGGTGTGCATGTGCCGGCCTCTTCGCGGGACAAGCCCGCTCCCACAGGTTCACCGCCATATTGGAGGGCAGTGCAGACCTTGTGGGAGCGGGCTTGTCCCGCGAAGAGGCCTGTGCAGGCTTACTTGGTCACCGACACCTTGCTGAAATCCAGCCGTCCGAACGGGCTCACCTGGTACCCCTCAACGCCTTGGCGCAGCAGCGTCGCCGCCGTCGGATGCGCCAGCGGCACCCACAGTGCCTGCTGCTGGATCAGCGTCTGCGCCTGCTGATACAGCCGGCTGCGCACGCTCTGGTCGTTGGTGGTGCGCCCGGCGCTGATCAGTTGGTCCAGGCGGTTGTCGCAGAAGCGGGCAAAGTTGGTCCCCGACTCGACCGCAGCGCAGGAAAACTGCGGGCTGAGGAAGTTGTCCGGGTCGCCGTTGTCGCCCGCCCAGCCCATGAACAGCAGGTCATGCTCGCCGGCTTTGGCGCGGCGGATCAGCTCGCCCCATTCGATCACGCGGATCTCTGCCTTGACCCCGATCTTGGCCAGGTCGGCCTGCAGCATCTGCGCGCCAAGGCTGGGGTTGGGGTTGAGCAGGCTGCCCGACGGGCGGGTCCAGATGGTGGTGCTGAAGCCATCGCCCAGGCCCGCCTTGGTCAGCAGCGCCTTGGCTTTCTTCAGGTCCAGCGGGTAACCGGGCAGGTCCTTGGCATAGCTCCAGGTGTTGGGCGGGTAGGGGCCGTTGGCGGCCACCGCGGAGTCTTCGAACACGGCCTTGAGGTAGGCCTGCTTGTCGAAGGCCAGGTTGATGGCCTGGCGCACTTCCGGCTTGTCCAGCGGCGGGTGCTGGCTGTTGATGGCGACGAAGGCAGTCATGAATGCCGGGGTCGTGGCCACCTTGAGGTTGCCGTCCTTGCCTGCTTCGGCAATGTCCAGCGGCTTGGGCGACAGGGCCACCTGGCACTCGCCACGCTTGAGCTTCTGCAGGCGCACGTTGGCATCGGTGGTAATGGCGAAGATCAGCGGGTCGACCGCGGGCTTGCCGGCGAAGTAGTCAGGGTTGGCGCGGTAGCGCACCACAGCGTCCTTCTGGAAACGCTGGAACACGAACGGCCCGGTGCCGATCGGCTGGTTGTTGAGCTTCTCAGGCGTGCCGGCCTTCAGCAGCTTGTCGGCATATTCGGCAGAGTAGATCGAGGCGAAGCCCATGCTCAGCGTGGCCAGGAACGTGGCGTCCGGGTGGCTGAGGGTAAAACGCACGGTGTTCGGCGCCGGGGCCTCGATTGCCTTGATCAGGCTGCCCAGTTGTAGCGACTGTGCATGCGGATAGCCACCCGGTGCGGTCTTGTGCCAGGCATGGGCGGGGTAGAGCATGCGCTGGAAGCTGAACAGCACGTCGTCGGCGTTCAGCTCACGGCCTGGCTTGAAGTAGGGGGTGGTGTGGAATTTCACGCCATCGCGCAGGGTGAAATCATACACCAGGCCGTCGGCCGACACCGTCCAGCTGGCTGCCAGGCTCGGCACCACCTTGCCTTGCGCCGCGTCGAACTCCACCAGGCGGTTCATCAGCACGTCGGCCGTGGCGTTGGTAGTGGTCAGCGAGTTGTACTGCACCACGTCGAAGCCTTCGGGGCTGGCTTCGCTGCAAACGCTCAGCGGCGCGGCCTGGGCTACGCCGGCAGCGAACAGAGCGCCGGC
It contains:
- a CDS encoding ABC transporter substrate-binding protein; the protein is MRAAALSLLFNSLFAAGALFAAGVAQAAPLSVCSEASPEGFDVVQYNSLTTTNATADVLMNRLVEFDAAQGKVVPSLAASWTVSADGLVYDFTLRDGVKFHTTPYFKPGRELNADDVLFSFQRMLYPAHAWHKTAPGGYPHAQSLQLGSLIKAIEAPAPNTVRFTLSHPDATFLATLSMGFASIYSAEYADKLLKAGTPEKLNNQPIGTGPFVFQRFQKDAVVRYRANPDYFAGKPAVDPLIFAITTDANVRLQKLKRGECQVALSPKPLDIAEAGKDGNLKVATTPAFMTAFVAINSQHPPLDKPEVRQAINLAFDKQAYLKAVFEDSAVAANGPYPPNTWSYAKDLPGYPLDLKKAKALLTKAGLGDGFSTTIWTRPSGSLLNPNPSLGAQMLQADLAKIGVKAEIRVIEWGELIRRAKAGEHDLLFMGWAGDNGDPDNFLSPQFSCAAVESGTNFARFCDNRLDQLISAGRTTNDQSVRSRLYQQAQTLIQQQALWVPLAHPTAATLLRQGVEGYQVSPFGRLDFSKVSVTK
- the radC gene encoding RadC family protein; amino-acid sequence: MNIREWPAEERPREKLLLRGAAVLTDAELLAVLLGSGVAGRNVLDLARGLLVRFGGLRQFLEADREAVLREPGIGAVKYAQLQALLEIGRRYLDENIKRAEALDGPAAVRRYLKAMLRHEASEVFGCLFLDTKHRPLAFEILFRGTIDRASVYPREVVRRALLHNAAALILCHNHPSGNSEPSQDDVHLTLSLKRGLGLIDVRVLDHIIIGDGEPLSMVEQGWIVA